In Planococcus shixiaomingii, the DNA window CGTCTTGCGACATATGCTTGCGTAAATTTCGACGTCAGCGATTCCTTGCCGCGAATGCGCAAGTGGCCCGGGTTTTCTTTCAACGACACGATGTTTTCGCCTAATGGAATGCGCAAGGTCTGGAAATGCGGGTTCAAGTTTTCGGCATCGAAATCGTCTTTTTCCGGGAAGTCAGGCTCCCACTGGACTTCTTCGATTGCCGGCCCTTCGATTTGGAGTGAAGGCTGGTTGCCGCCGACGACAAACGGCCAATCGTTTTTCCATTCCAGTCGCTGGATGGCAGTTTCACGGCCAAGCGGACAGAAACCGCGCGGATCCAGCAATGCCTGCCCAGCACGAGAAAGCGGACGCCCAGTCAAGTGGACGAGGAACCATTCGTTTGTATGCGTGTGGACGATGGAGGCGTGTCCCGCTTTTTGCAATGGAATTTGTGGTGAGAAAAACGATGTAATCAACGGGTTTTCCGGATGCACCTCGTACGGACCGTGCAGCTCTTTTGAGCGGGCGATGGTTGCCTGGTGGTCGTACTTGGTGCCGCCTTCGGCCGTCAGCAAGTAATAATAGTCGCCGATTTTGTAAAGGTGAGGCGCTTCCGTCAGCATAATGTCAGTGCCTTTGAAAATGATTTCCGCTTTGCCGACAAGCTTTTGTTGTTCCACGCTGTATTCCTGCAGCGCGATGCCGTAAAAGTTGTGGTTGCCCATGCGGTGGTCCCAGTTCATGTTGACCAAGTATTTTTTTCCTGATTCATCATGGAACAAGGAAGGATCGAAGCCGGAACTGTTCAAGTAAATCGGCTCAGACCATTCACCATCGATCGTGTCGCATGTCACCAAGTAGTTATGGCAGTCTTTCCACTGGCCTTCAGTTACTTTCACATCGGTGAAAATCAGCCAGAACTGGCCGTCGCGGTAAGACAATGCTGGAGCCCAGACGCCGCCCGAGTTAGGATTGCCCATCATATTCAATTGGCTGAGGCGGTTAAGCGGACGGGACAGCAAGCGCCAGTTTTTCAAGTCTTTGGAATGATAGATGCCGACGCCAGGGAACCATTCAAATGTGGAAACGGCGATGTAATAATCTTCTCCTACACGGCAAATACTTGGGTCTGGATTAAAGCCTGGCAAAATCGGATTTTGGATAGTTGTCAATTGAGTCACCCTTTATGAAAGATTTCCCTTTCCGCCAATCACTAATGTAAGTGCTTTCAAAAAGACGGAAGATGAGAGAAGAAAGTAAAAAAACTGATGCTTGATCTTGCCAGAAAACTTTCTGGCAATAAAATCAAAAATCAGAAATTTTCACAATGTTAATTTTGATAATACACTACTTAGTTCGATAAGCAAACAAAGTTTGTGCAAACAGAAAATCTTTCATTTTTGGCAAAGGGAGGAAATAGTTACACGAAAACTTTCGGCTGCATACGGACGCTTATAAAGTTTTCAATCGAGAAAGCTGTAACGCCGAGAGCCGCTGATAGCGTCGAGAGTTCTGAAAAACTGATTTGCAGGTCGTTTTGCTGGAACCAAAGCGCTTGTTTGGCTACGCGTTTGTTCAGCGATTCTTCCAGCCACTCATTAGAAGAGGCCATGCGGTTGCCGATGATCACTTGCTGCGGGTTAAATGTGTTGATGATGTTGTTGATGCCCACGCCTAATAAATCTCCGGCTTCTTTAAATAATTCGATTACCTCTTGATTGCCGTTTTCCGCAAGGGAGATCAGCGCAGCCAAATCCAATTCTTTTTTTGAAGGAAGAGGGAGGTTCAACTGGGCGGCTTTGGCGATCAACGCTTGTTCCGAGGCATACAGTTCCCAACAGCCCTGGTTTCCGCATCGGCATACCGGACCATCTACTTGAATTGTCATATGGCCGAGTTCGCCAGAAAAACCGTTTGCGCCTTTATATAAAGAACCGTTCAAAATAAGGCCGACGCCTATACCGATTCCGGCACTTACGTAAATGATGTTTTCGCTGTCCTTGCCTGCGCCGAACTGTTTCTCACCGTAAGCGCCTGCATTTGCTTCGTTTTCGATAATGACCGGCAGCCCGTACTTGGTTTCAAGGGCTGTTTTCAAATTGATGTTTTTCCAGTTCAAGTTAGGGGCAAGCAAAATATTGCCGTTTGTGTCCACAATCCCCGGCACACCTACTCCGATGCCAATAATGCCGTGGGGGCTCGGCGGTGCCACAGAAGTCAGCAAATCTATGACATCAAACAACTTCTTTTCAATTTCTTCATAAGTCCGTTCTTTGAAAGTCAATTCTTTCTTTTCAATGATGTTGCCGTCTAAGTCGGTTAAGATGCCAAGCAAATAATCGACGCCGAGATCGATGCCGATTGAATGGCCGGCCGATTCGTTGAACAGCAGCATGACTGGCCGTCTGCCGCCGCTTGATACGCCAGGGCCCGATTCATAAATCAAGTGGTCGTCCATCAAATCTGCCACCAAAGAAGAAACGGTTCCTTTGTTGAGGCCGGTTTGGCTGGCGACTGCAGCTCTGGAAATAGGGGACTCGTTCTTGATCATTTCCATGACGATCGATTTGTTGCCTTCTTTGACGACGTGATGGTTCCACGTTCTGTTTTCTTTCATATTCATGTTGACCAGCCCTTTCTCTATTTTTTCTTCATTCTAGCAAATAAAACCAAAGCTTAATAATGACAGCTCAATTTCATACAGAACGATGGAAAAATTAACGGGTGGAAAGAAACCTTGCTTTCCTTCATTCCATTCTACAACATATTCTGTGTATAAATTATAACTTAAAAAAACTTTGTTTATCCACTAGACTAACAAAATTTAATTTGCTACAATGAAAACGCATACAACAATCAGAATATTGTTGTAACAATAGAACGCATTGGGGGAAAAGATGATGATTAAGAAGAAAACGCTCACGGTTTTATTATCTGCGGTTGTTTCATCTTTCATGTTGGTTGGCTGTTCATCGGATTCAGGGGAGTCGTCGAGTGCAGGCGGGGAGAAAGAAATTCAGTTTATGCATTTATGGCCTGAGGGAAGTTCGAAAAAGCATTATGACGTCGTGAACGACATCATCGCTGATTACGAAAAAGAACACGAAGGCATTAAAGTAGATTTGGAAGTATTGAGCAACGAACAATATAAAGATAAATTGCGTGTCTTATCAACATCTAAAGAATTGCCGGATGTCGGCTTGACTTGGTCTGCCGGATTCTTGGAGCCCTATGTAGGCGGCAACATGTTCGCCCCGTTAGATGACGTAATCGAATCGGACCTTAAAGATGCATTTGTTCCAGGAACTGCAGAAGCATACGCTATTGAAGACAAAACATACGGCCTTCCATTGGAATTAAACATCGTCTCTCTTTACTACAACGAAAAAATGTTTAAAGACAACAACATTGAAGTGCCGACAACATACGAAGAATTGATCGAAGCATCAAAATCATTCCGCGAAAAAGGCATTCAGCCAGTTGCTCTAGGAAACAGAGATTCTTGGACAGGGTCCATGTGGTATATGTATTTAGCTGACCGCATCGGTGGTGCTGACACATTGAACAAAGCGATCGACCGTTCAGGAAGTTTTGAAGATCCTGCACTAGTTGAAGCAGCTAAAGAAGTGCAAACTCTTGTAGACAGCGGCGTATTCGTTGATGGATTTAACGGCCTTGCTGATGAAGAAGCGAAGAGCATGTTCATGAGCGAACAAGCGCCAATGTACTTGATCGCGACTTGGGATCTTCCAAACTTCACGACAAACGAAGATGTGCCGCAAGAATTCAGAGATTCAGTTAAATACATGAACTTCCCGACCGTAAAAGGCAACGGCGACTTGAACAGCTTTGTCGGTGGACCTGGTGTCGGCTTGTTCGTGGCTGAAGATTCAGATGTAAAAGAAGACGCAAAAGAATTTGCAGCTTACTTTGTTAAAGAGTGGGGCGAAAAAGCCGTTACTGAAGCTGGCGTAATCCCGGCAACAAAAGTGGATGCAGCATCATTGGAACTTCCACAAATGTACAAAGATATCTTGGGCGAACTTAACAACGCCAGCAACATCACATTATTCGCTGACGTACAAATGAGCCCAGGCGTAGCACAAACTCATCTTGACTCGATCCAAGCACTTTTCGGAAAAGAAATGACGCCTGAAGACTTCGCGAAGAAGCACGAAGAAGCTCTTTCAAAGCAGTAAAATAGCAATTGTGAAGCCAGATTAAAAAAGAGGGGGACGTCCTTAATGTGGACTGTCCTCTTCTACTTTATAAGGATATGGGGTGGAATGTAATGAACAAAGTCATGTCGAATAAACTGTTTATCGCATTTTATATTGCGCCAGCCCTGTTGATGATCACCATTTTGATTTTCATCCCGCTGATTCTTTCCGGGTATTACGGATTGATGGACTGGGACGGCATTGGTGCTAAGACATTTATTGGGCTAGAAAACTATATTGCCGGAGTCCAGGACAAACTTTTTTGGAACAGTGCCTTGCATTCGTTTTTGCTGGCGATCTTCTCGACATTGAGCTTAGCTGTTTACCTGCTTGTATCCTTTATTTTAGCTTCAAAAATTAAAGGATCTGATTTTCTCAGAAAGATTTACTTGATTCCCATGCTTTTGTCTTCAGTGGCAATCGCGCAGCTTTGGGTGAAAATGTACAATCCATCTAATGGGATGCTGAATGCGTTTCTAAAATTAATCGGAGTGGAAAATCCGCCTTCTTGGCTGGCAAATCCGGACATCGTGCTGTATGCGATCTTCATCCCGATCTTATGGCAATATGCAGGTTTCTACATTTTGATTTACTATGCAGCATTGAAAAACATTCCAGAATCGTTGATTGAGGCGGCGAGAATCGACGGTGCATCGGCTTCACAAATTGCGCTTCGCATCAAATTGCCGCTAATCAAAGAAGTGGTCAGCGTCACGATCGTCCTGGCGATTGTCGGATCGCTGAAATACTTCGATTTGATTTATGTAATGACTGCTGGCGGACCTAACGGAGCCAGTGAAGTTATGGCATCTTATATGTACAAATTGGCGTTCTCAAGCTATAACTTTGGCTACGGAAGCGCGATTGGGTTCTTATTGTTGATCATCACATTGATCGTGACATTTATCATCCGCAAAGTTACAGAGACTAAAGAGAGAATCGAATATTAAGAGGAGGTTTGTTTAATGAAGCGCTTTGGTTATTTCTTTCTGTACCTGTCATTAATTGCGGTAGCGTTATTCCAAATCCTTCCGCTTATTTGGCTGTTTTTCTTCTCGCTGAAAAGCAACGCGGAAATCTTTGCTGGATCGCCGTTCTCGCTGCCAACTCAATTCAGATGGGAAAACTACCAAAAAGTTTGGGATGGGGGAATCGCCACTTATTTCTTCAATAGTGTGTGGATTACGGTTGTAGCGATCATTTTAACGGTATTATTCGCAAGCATGGCCGCATTTGCCATTACGCGCATGCGTTGGAAATTGAGCGGACTAGTTCTTGGCTTGTTTATGATCGGTTTGATGATTCCGATTCATTCGGCGTTGATTCCTCTTTACAGCATGTTCTTAAGCGTCAACTTAATCGACAATCCGTTGGCGATTGTTCTTACGTATACGGCGTATAATTTGCCGATTACGCTGATGATACTGTTAGGGTTTTATTACACATTGCCGCATGAAATTGAAGAGGCCGCAATCATTGACGGCTGTTCGGTCCACCGGATGTTCTTCCGGATCATTCTGCCGATGACCACGCCGATCATGGCAACAACGATTGTCATCAATATGATTTACAACTGGAATGAATTTGTTTTTGTTAATACGTTCATTTCTTCGGAGAAATACAAAACGTTGACTGTCGGAATCCAAAACTTTATCGGCCAGTACATGACCGACTGGGGCGCAATCGGAGCCACGTTGATCATTAGCGTTTTGCCGATTATCATCGCCTTCATTTTCTTCAGCAACAAAGTGGTTGAAGGTATTTCTTCCAGTGCGGTTAAAGGGTAATCGATACACGAAAAAAGGCTTCACGTAGTAGGGGATATGCCCCTGTTGTGTGAAGCCTTTTTGTGTGGGTGTGTTGAATGGGTGAGAAGGGTTGAAAAATCGCTTTAGGCGGACGCTTTCCGCTGAAAGCGAGAAGATGCACTTTCCGGTATTTTCACCAACAAATATAAATTAGCTTTTGTATGAACCCATCTATTTAGAAAAGTCCTCTACCTTGCCGCTGGCTTTATTGGCTTTATTAAACGCATGCAAAGCGAACCACATGGTGATGAATGCATAGGCGCTTCCGCCGAATATGACGAGCAGTGCAGGGAGGAAGCTCATGAGAAAATAAAGCGGCGCCATGGTCAGGAGGATCAATATATTATTGATCGGGTTGATCAGCATAAGCAGAAATGCATTTTTGATGACGCTTCGCACTTTAATGTCGTAATGGACGAAACTTGGGAAAAGGTAAAACAAAAATAATACGTTTAGCAGCATAAAGGCGAACAGGGGGATGTATGTCCACGAGACCAGTTCAGTGCTGCTTTGTATATAGAAGATATCGAGCGCGATCAGCAAACCAATGAGAGCGACAAACAAGCCGAGCCGGTTGCTTTTCCAAAAATCGGTTCGGTAATAATTCCAGAACGTTTGAAGCACCGGTTTGTCTGTATTGCCTTTCAGCCACTCCCGGCTAACAGCGAACATGGCGGTAGTCGACGGAAAAAAGCCGAATAGGATTCCACCAGCTAGTGTGAAAACAATCCATAGTAAGTTCAAATAAGCGAAGCGGGTGATCCATTCTAATGCCGCATAAATAATGCTGCTCATAGCATTCATAAAAAGTACCGTCCTTGCTGTTGTTTTTATCGGTATCCCGAAGTAAAAAGATATAGAGTTTCTCAAAGCATACACCAAGTTACCGGAAAAGTTGACTCTTTTTGCAGCCAAAGTTGCCTTTTGTAAATTAATTATAAAACTTTGTTCAACTAATAGACAAACTAACGGTATGTTGTTATAGTTTAGTTGTAAGCCTTTACATTCGTATATTTTTTGATTTCTACATATTTACCAATAGCCCAAACAATTTTAGGAGGCAGAAAACTATGGTTTATTTCCAGAATATTGACAAAGTTAAATTTGAAGGCGCCACATCAAAAAATCCTTACGCATTTAAATTTTATAACCCGGAAGAAAAAGTCGGGGGCAAAACGATGGAAGAAATTCTGCGCTATGCAGTGTCTTACTGGCATACGTTTACGATGGACGGTTCAGATCCATTTGGTGCGGGCACAATGCAGCGTTCATGGGATAAGTTTAGCGAAATGGATTTGGCGAAAGCGCGCGTAGAAGCTTCATTTGAATTTTACGATAAAATGGACGTTCCGTTTTTCTGCTTCCATGATTCAGATATTGCACCTGAAGGCAGCAATCTACGAGAATCCAACCAAAACCTGGATGCAATCGTCAGCATGATCAAAGATTATTCGAAAGACAGCAAAGCGAAATTGCTTTGGAACACAGCGAACAACTTTACGCATCCGCGCTTTGTCCACGGTGCTGCAACTTCAAGCAACGCAGATGTCTTTGCCTATTCCGCAGCAAAAGTGAAGAAAGGCTTGGAGATCGGGAAAGAACTTGGCGCTCAAAACTATGTGTTCTGGGGTGGCCGTGAAGGCTACGAAACCCTTTTGAACACAAACATGAAATTGGAACTGGACAACTTGGGCCGCTTCTATCACATGGCGGTTGAGTATGCGAAAGAAATCGGCTTTGACGCTCAGTTCTTGATCGAGCCAAAACCAAAAGAGCCGACAACTCATCAATACGACTACGACGTAGCGACAGCTCACGCGTTTCTGCAAAACTACGGCCTTGCAGACCAGTTCAAGTTCAATATCGAAGCGAACCATGCAACGCTTGCTGGTCACACATTCGAGCACGAACTTCACTATGCGCGCATCAACAACATGCTTGGATCGGTTGACGCCAACCAAGGCGATCCACTGCTCGGCTGGGATACGGATGAATTCCCGACAGACCTTTGGACAACGACGCTTGCGATGTACGAAATTCTTCAAAACGGCGGTCTTGGCCGCGGAGGATTGAACTTCGACGCGAAAGTGCGCCGCGGATCGTTTGCTCCGGAGGATTTGTTCCATGCACATATCGCCGGTATGGATTCGTTTGCAGTAGGTTTGCGCGTTGCCCAAAACTTGATCGACGACAAAGTTCTGGAAAATGTTTTGAATGAGCGCTACCAAACTTACACAGAAGGCATCGGCCTTGATATCGTTTCCGGCAATACGGACTTCCACAAACTTGAGCAGTACGCGTTGGGCTTGACGGATATCAAGCAAACATCCGGCCGTCTGGAGTTAATCAAATCAACGATCAACCAGTATTTATTGCAAGCATTCGCAACGGTAAACGTAAGATAGTCGAAGTTCTTTAAGGTAGGAGTGTCGTTATGAAGTATGTAGTTGGGGTGGACTTGGGAACAAGTGCAGTAAAAATCCTGCTCGTGGACAAGCAGGGCAACGTCGTCAAAAGCGTTTCGAAGCCGTATCCGCTGATCCAGGAAAAAACAGGCTACAGCGAACAAAATCCGCAAGATTGGGTAGATCAAACAACTTTCGGGCTGGTTGATTTGCTGAAGGATTTCGACGGCGACGTCAATGATATTGAAGGCATCAGTTTTTCA includes these proteins:
- a CDS encoding carbohydrate ABC transporter permease gives rise to the protein MKRFGYFFLYLSLIAVALFQILPLIWLFFFSLKSNAEIFAGSPFSLPTQFRWENYQKVWDGGIATYFFNSVWITVVAIILTVLFASMAAFAITRMRWKLSGLVLGLFMIGLMIPIHSALIPLYSMFLSVNLIDNPLAIVLTYTAYNLPITLMILLGFYYTLPHEIEEAAIIDGCSVHRMFFRIILPMTTPIMATTIVINMIYNWNEFVFVNTFISSEKYKTLTVGIQNFIGQYMTDWGAIGATLIISVLPIIIAFIFFSNKVVEGISSSAVKG
- a CDS encoding carbohydrate ABC transporter permease, which codes for MNKVMSNKLFIAFYIAPALLMITILIFIPLILSGYYGLMDWDGIGAKTFIGLENYIAGVQDKLFWNSALHSFLLAIFSTLSLAVYLLVSFILASKIKGSDFLRKIYLIPMLLSSVAIAQLWVKMYNPSNGMLNAFLKLIGVENPPSWLANPDIVLYAIFIPILWQYAGFYILIYYAALKNIPESLIEAARIDGASASQIALRIKLPLIKEVVSVTIVLAIVGSLKYFDLIYVMTAGGPNGASEVMASYMYKLAFSSYNFGYGSAIGFLLLIITLIVTFIIRKVTETKERIEY
- the xylA gene encoding xylose isomerase, translated to MVYFQNIDKVKFEGATSKNPYAFKFYNPEEKVGGKTMEEILRYAVSYWHTFTMDGSDPFGAGTMQRSWDKFSEMDLAKARVEASFEFYDKMDVPFFCFHDSDIAPEGSNLRESNQNLDAIVSMIKDYSKDSKAKLLWNTANNFTHPRFVHGAATSSNADVFAYSAAKVKKGLEIGKELGAQNYVFWGGREGYETLLNTNMKLELDNLGRFYHMAVEYAKEIGFDAQFLIEPKPKEPTTHQYDYDVATAHAFLQNYGLADQFKFNIEANHATLAGHTFEHELHYARINNMLGSVDANQGDPLLGWDTDEFPTDLWTTTLAMYEILQNGGLGRGGLNFDAKVRRGSFAPEDLFHAHIAGMDSFAVGLRVAQNLIDDKVLENVLNERYQTYTEGIGLDIVSGNTDFHKLEQYALGLTDIKQTSGRLELIKSTINQYLLQAFATVNVR
- a CDS encoding glycoside hydrolase family 43 protein, which translates into the protein MTTIQNPILPGFNPDPSICRVGEDYYIAVSTFEWFPGVGIYHSKDLKNWRLLSRPLNRLSQLNMMGNPNSGGVWAPALSYRDGQFWLIFTDVKVTEGQWKDCHNYLVTCDTIDGEWSEPIYLNSSGFDPSLFHDESGKKYLVNMNWDHRMGNHNFYGIALQEYSVEQQKLVGKAEIIFKGTDIMLTEAPHLYKIGDYYYLLTAEGGTKYDHQATIARSKELHGPYEVHPENPLITSFFSPQIPLQKAGHASIVHTHTNEWFLVHLTGRPLSRAGQALLDPRGFCPLGRETAIQRLEWKNDWPFVVGGNQPSLQIEGPAIEEVQWEPDFPEKDDFDAENLNPHFQTLRIPLGENIVSLKENPGHLRIRGKESLTSKFTQAYVARRWQHFHFTAETKVAFNPDTFQQAAGLVNYYNTENWTALQITWHEEKGRILDIMTCDNFAFDQPLQGDEIEIPESVDYVYLKVDVDADVYQYSYSFDGDNWNLIPIKFGSHKLSDDYIQGGGFFTGAFVGMQCQDTSGQNLPADFDYFTYKVNE
- a CDS encoding ROK family protein; translated protein: MKENRTWNHHVVKEGNKSIVMEMIKNESPISRAAVASQTGLNKGTVSSLVADLMDDHLIYESGPGVSSGGRRPVMLLFNESAGHSIGIDLGVDYLLGILTDLDGNIIEKKELTFKERTYEEIEKKLFDVIDLLTSVAPPSPHGIIGIGVGVPGIVDTNGNILLAPNLNWKNINLKTALETKYGLPVIIENEANAGAYGEKQFGAGKDSENIIYVSAGIGIGVGLILNGSLYKGANGFSGELGHMTIQVDGPVCRCGNQGCWELYASEQALIAKAAQLNLPLPSKKELDLAALISLAENGNQEVIELFKEAGDLLGVGINNIINTFNPQQVIIGNRMASSNEWLEESLNKRVAKQALWFQQNDLQISFSELSTLSAALGVTAFSIENFISVRMQPKVFV
- a CDS encoding extracellular solute-binding protein; the protein is MIKKKTLTVLLSAVVSSFMLVGCSSDSGESSSAGGEKEIQFMHLWPEGSSKKHYDVVNDIIADYEKEHEGIKVDLEVLSNEQYKDKLRVLSTSKELPDVGLTWSAGFLEPYVGGNMFAPLDDVIESDLKDAFVPGTAEAYAIEDKTYGLPLELNIVSLYYNEKMFKDNNIEVPTTYEELIEASKSFREKGIQPVALGNRDSWTGSMWYMYLADRIGGADTLNKAIDRSGSFEDPALVEAAKEVQTLVDSGVFVDGFNGLADEEAKSMFMSEQAPMYLIATWDLPNFTTNEDVPQEFRDSVKYMNFPTVKGNGDLNSFVGGPGVGLFVAEDSDVKEDAKEFAAYFVKEWGEKAVTEAGVIPATKVDAASLELPQMYKDILGELNNASNITLFADVQMSPGVAQTHLDSIQALFGKEMTPEDFAKKHEEALSKQ
- a CDS encoding YesL family protein, which produces MNAMSSIIYAALEWITRFAYLNLLWIVFTLAGGILFGFFPSTTAMFAVSREWLKGNTDKPVLQTFWNYYRTDFWKSNRLGLFVALIGLLIALDIFYIQSSTELVSWTYIPLFAFMLLNVLFLFYLFPSFVHYDIKVRSVIKNAFLLMLINPINNILILLTMAPLYFLMSFLPALLVIFGGSAYAFITMWFALHAFNKANKASGKVEDFSK